The window CCGCCCACCCCTTTAACGACAACACCTTCGTGATGGCCGCTGTCAGGGTCGTCTTCCCGTGGTCGATGTGCCCGATCGTCCCCACATTCACATGCGGCTTCTTCCGCTCAAATACCGCTTTGGACATTCGACTAATGCCTCCTTGATTCAGTGTAATAGTCTCAGCCAAGAATATTTTCAATGAGTAACCGCCCGTCAAAAGGGCGGTTGCCAAACCCGAATGGGTTTCATTGACTTGGCTGCCACTGCACCCTGGCAGCGCGCCATACAAAGCGTTCTGCGAGGAGCCCACAATCGGACTCGAACCGATGACCTCATTCTTACCAAGAATGTGCTCTACCGACTGAGCTATGTGGGCTCAATTACACCGGATCTGCCCACACACAACCGTAGACAGATCCGATAAGTGGGCGGGGGCGGATTCGAACCACCGTAGGCGCATGCCGGCTGATTTACAGTCAGCTCCCTTTGTCCACTCGGGCACCCGCCCGCACTTAATCAGAACACTACATCAGAACGCTACTTGCTTACTGCCGATTGCTTACTGCCGACCACTTTACTGCAACAGCCCCACTCCTAAAACCAAGACGGACACCCAGCCTTTCCGGTTCCGCCTCGGCCAGCAGGACCCGCCATATCTCCCGGCAGAGCCGACGATCGGACTCGAACCGATAACCTGCTGTTTACAAGACAGCTGCTCTGCCGATTGAGCTACGCCGGCGCTGTGTCGGAAGGCGCACGTCGTCGATCACCCAACATCGACCGACGGACGCCAGGCAACAGGTCAAAACCTTGTTGCCTGAAACTGCCGCGCGCGCTGCTAAACTCGCGCAGACAAGCGAAATTATAGCACAATCGACCCGCAGGTCAAATTTCAGGCCAGACGATGTTACAGCCCATCCTGATTCCGGTTGTGATAGCGCCCACGGACTGGGCTAGCCGGCGGACAGCCTGTGGATTCGGCCCTTGTCAAAAGCCCAGATCAGCATCTGGCTACAACTGCGCACGGCTTCATTCAGTCGCCCATAACGGGCCTCGTCGGCCAGGCCCTGTCGATAGCGATGGTATAGCTGCTGGAGGATCACGGCAACCTTGACCAGGCCGTAGATGTAATAGAAAAAGGGGGCGGGAATCGGCCGGTCACTTTGTTCCCCATAGCGCTCTACCAACTGCTGCCGGTCCAGGTTTCCCGGCAGGGCGGTCAAACCGAACAGGGCCACCAACGGCTCTGGATCCCCGGGCTCCGTCCAGTAGGCCAGGGTCGTCCCCAGGTCCATGAGGGGATCGCCCACAGTGCACATCTCCCAGTCCAGCACGGCCAAAATTCGGGCTGGATCGGCCGGATTCAGGACCAGGTTGTCATACTTGTAGTCGTTGTGGATCAGGGCAGCATCGGTCTCGGGCGGCATCTCCCGGGCCAGCCACGCCAGGGCATCCTCCAGGCCCGGCAACTCCTCAGTCTGGACTGCCCGGTATCGTCGGGTCCACCCCTGGATCTGCCGGGCCACATAGCCTGTCGGGCGCCCCAGATCCCCCAGGCCCGCGGCCTGATAGTCCAGGCGGTGAATCCGGGCCAGGTTGTCAACCGTCGACCGGGAGAGACGGGCCATCAGATCCGGCGAAAGGGGCACCGGCGAAGGCGCCTCCGCCCGCAGGACCAGACCCTGAACCCGCTCCATCACGTAGAAGGGGGCACCGATCACCTCCGGATCGGCACAGTAGTGCAGAGGACGCGGCACCTTGTCGTAGACTTGCGCAAGGCCCGATAGGACCCGATACTCCCGCCCCATATCGTGGGCAGAGCGCTCGGCCACCCCAGGCGGCGGCCGCCGCAATACCAGCTCCCGGCCGCCCATCCGCAACAGGTAGGTGCGGTTGGAGTAGCCATGGGGAAACTGGGCCACGCTCAGCGGCCCGTCTACGCCGGGTAGGTGGCTCTGGAGATAGCGGGCCAGCACCTCTACCGGCAAATCTTCTCCGGGGCGCACCGGACCAGGCCGGTCCAGGGGGTCCATGGGATACCTCTGCAAACTGAACGATGCGAAGTCAACGATTACAGTCTGGCGTCAATCCCACGGCAGAAATTTGGCGGCACTCCCCCTGGTGGAAACCAGCGGCGAATTTCTGCCGGGATTTACTATCAGCTCAGCACTTTACGGTTGCCATACACCCGCTGGTAATATTCCCGAAACTCACCGCTGCGGATGGGCTCCCACCACCAGCGGTTGTCCACGTACCAGCGCACGGTGGTGCGGATGGCTTCTTCGTGGCTGTAAGTGGGCTGCCAGCCCAGGGATATGATCTTGCTCACATCCAGGCAGTAGCGGCGGTCGTGGCCCAGGCGATCCTCCACGTGCTGGATCAGGCTGCGGGGCTTGCCCAGCTCGTCCAGCAGGATCTCCACCATCTCCAGGTTGGTCATCTCCTGGCCCGTCCCCACGTTGTAGGTTTCCCCAGGGACGCCCTTCTCCAAAATCAGGTCGATGGCGGTGCAATGGTCCAGAACGTACTGGTAATCCCGCCGCTGCTGGCCATCGCCGTAGACCGGAAGGGGCATATCGTTCAACGCGTTGGTAATGAACAGGGGCACCACCTTCTCCGGATACTGGTACGGGCCGATGTTATTGGCCCCCCGGCTGATGGTGGTGGGCAGGCCATAGGTGATGTGATAGGCCTGGACCAGGTGATCCGCGCCGGCTTTGCTGGCTGCGTACGGGCTCCGGGGGGCCATGCAGTCGGTCTCTCGGCTGCGATGCTCGCCCTCGATGTGCCCATACACTTCATCGGTGCTGATCTGGTGGTAGCGGAGATTGCCACAGCGACGGGCCACCTCCAGCAGGACGAAGGTGCCGTACACATCCGTCTGGATGAACGCGTCCGGGTTAAGGATGCTCCGATCCACGTGGGTTTCCGCGGCAAAGTTGACGATGGTGTCCACGTCGTGCTCCCGGACCACCGACTCCACCAATTCGGCATCGCAGATGTCTCCACGGACGAAGGTGTACCGGTCCGGATGACGCTCGGCCACGTCCTGGAGGTTCTCCAGACGCCCGGCGTAGGTCAGCTTGTCATAGACGATCACACAGTAGTCGGGATGCCGGTCCAGCAACATGCGCACAAAGTTACAGCCGATGAAGCCGGCCCCGCCGGTTACCAGAATGCGTTTCATCTTTTTCCTTTCCTGGATGGTAAATCCCGTCAGCGATTCGTGATGGTCTCCACCAGAGGCCGTACTGACGAATTTCTGCCGTGGTATTGACGCCATGGCGGCCCATTTTCGGGAGCCTGCCTCACAGGTTTCGATGCCTTCGGTGCCCCTGCCACCGCTGTCGCCGCAGCCGGTTGAGGCGCAGCCGACGGACACGCCCCGGCTGCCGGTAGGCCGGCAAGGGAAAAGTACAGGCCAACGTCAACGTGGGCAGGCCGGACAGATCCCCGGTCAACGCCGGATGCAGCCCTGGCGCTGGCTCCTGCCGCCACAGCCGACGCCATCGGGAGCGCTCATCCTCGCCGCCGTTCAGGGCCATGAAGCCGATATCCTCACCCAAAATGCGACGGGCCTGGCCCATGACCTCCAGCATCTGCGCCCATTGCCGTACCATGGCCGGCTGAATCTGATCGAAAAAGGCCGCGGCCGCCTCCCGGGGGGCGTGGCCCGTGGCCAACTGCCGCTGGCAGGTCCGATAGGCCGGCACAAAACAGGTGGCCCAGTAGTGCTCTACCGCCTGAAAGGTGGGGAAGAGGAGATCGGCAAAAAAAATCACGTGAACGGTGCTCACCCGCTCGGCAATGTGGACCAGCCGAGTGGCCTGGACGTCGGACAGATCAAAGTAGGCGCCGGCATCGAAATGGTGCCATTCACCGTAGGCGTCCTGCAGGCGCCGCAGGCGATCGGCAACCTCCCGCAGGGTCTGGACGCCCCGCTGGGCTTCCTCTTCGGGCGTATCGGCCACGATGCGATACATGGGCACCAGGCGATGGCGCGCCCACAGATCCTGGACGGGCCGGTCGGGGCGCCAGGTGTCGCTCTGGCGTAGCGCCGTAGCCAACGCCGGTATGGAGGTAATCCAGGGTCGTATGCCAGGCTGCCAGCTCATCCGCAACCTTTTCTTTTACCTGCCCGGGCCGGCATGGCCTAGAGCAGGCCCACCCGGGAGTGATCCCCCAGGGTCATCTTGTACGCCTTGGGCTTGATGGGGCTGTAGGTGATTTCCACATCCCGCCCGATGATGCTGTCCTCAATTCGGCTGGGAATGCCGATGATCCGGCTGTGATCCAGGACAATGCTGTGCTCGATCTCGCTGTCTTCGATGATGGTATGGTGGTAGATGCTGGTGAACGGTCCCACGTAGCTGTTGACAATGCGGCAGTCCTCGCCGATGATGGCCGGCCCCCGGATGACGCTGTTGATGATTTCAGCCCCCCGCTCCACCGTCACCAGGTGGTCGATCTTGCTATCCCGATCCACATAGCCCTCTACCTTGTGGGTCAGTTCCGCCAACACCCGGTTGTTGGCCTCCAGCATGTCGATGGGCTTGCCCGTGTCGATCCACCACCCCCGATGGATGTAGGGATAGACCTGGTAGCCGTGATCGATGAGCCACTGGAGCGCGTCGGTGATCTCCAGCTCCCCCCGCCAGCTGGGCTGGATGCTGTTGACCGCTTCGAAGATGTGGTGGTCGAACATGTAGATGCCCACCAGGGCCAGGTTGCTGGGTGGGATACGCGGCTTTTCGATCAGCCGCACGATGCGCCGGTTCTCATCCAGCTCGGCCACGCCGTAGTGCTGGGGCTCCTCCACCTCGGTGAGCACGATCTGGCTGTTCCAGTCGCTGTTGGCAAACTGCTGGATCAGGCCGCTGATTCCCCCCTGGATGACGTTGTCCCCCAGGAACATGACGAAGCGCTCATCCCCCAGAAAGTCCTGGCTGATCTTGACCGCATGGGCCAGGCCCAGGGGCGCCTCCTGGCGTATGTAGGTGATGTTCACATCCCAGCGTCGGCCGTTCCCCACAGCCTGCCGAATCTCGTCCCCGGTATCGCCGATGACGATGCCGATCTCGGTGATGCCCGCATCCCGGATGGCTTCAATGACCCGGAAGAGAACGGGCTTGTTGGCCACAGGCACCAGCTGCTTGGCCCGATTGAAGGTGATGGGATACAGACGGGTCCCTTTACCACCACTGAGCACCAGACCTTTCATGGATCGCACTCCTGTATCTCTTGGCCGCTATCTCCAGCAATCGATTCCCATGGGGTCACTGTTCATCCCCCATCCCCCTGCCCCCGACGGGGGAAGGGAGAATGATGGCGTGTTTGCGGTGTGGTTGATGGTCACGTTGAGGACCATGCAGGCGATCATGCCCCGTAACCGGACAGAGTGGCATCTTTGTCCGCGTTCAGCAGCACCGCGCCCAGCAGATGGGCATGGACCTTCTCCAGCACCGCCTTGGCCCGCTGGGCCTGCTCCCGCCGGGTGCTGCCGGCACTCACCAGCAGGATGACCCCATCCACCTTGCTGGCCCACAGGGCCGCGTCGGTGACGGCCAGCACGGGCGGCGCATCCACCAGGACATAGTCCGCCTGGCGGCTCAGTTCCTCCAAGAGCTCTTCCAGCCGAGCCCGGTTGAGCAAGGCCACTGGATTGGCCGGCACAGGGCCTGCCGTCAACAGTTGCAGCCCCTCCACCGGTGTCTTCTGTAAAGGGATGCTGCCCCCCTCGGTCAGCCAACTGGCCAGCCCCCCCTGGCTGTGCAGCCCGAAGATCTCATGCTGCTGAGGGCGCCGCAGATCACCGTCCACCAGGATCACCTGGTCACCCGCCTGGGCCATCACCACGGCCAGGTTGGCCAGGGCCCGGCTTTTGTCGGTGGTGCTGTCAACGCTGGCCCCCAGCAGGGTGCGCAGGGGACGCCCCAGGCTGGAAAACTCGATGTTGGTGCGCAGACTCAGATACGCTTCCGACGCTGGGCTGCGCGGTTCGGTGAGGGTAATCAGATTGAGCATGGTCCGTTCCATCTATGAATTCGGCTGCCGGTTCCGTTGCCCCAAAGCCACAGGCCAACCAAACGGCTCAGTACAATCATGGCGTCAAAGCCCCGGGCAGAAATTCAGCCGCACGGCCGCGGGTCCAACCCATGGACGGCTTACTACCGGGATGATTTCAGTGAACCTGAAGGGTGGCTACGGCCACCGCGTCGCCCTCCACCAGGGCCGCTCCGCCGTCCGCTCGGGCCGGCAAGCGCTGTCCATCCTGCCAGTTGTAGAGGCCAACCATCAAACGATATTCCCCTGGAGGCAGTTTCACAGGCAGGGCCAGATGTTGGGCATCCACCACCGGCTGGCCCACCGGCCAGGCTGTGGCCGGCAAGAGGCCCGCCGGATCCCGGGGCTGCCAGTCCAGCTGGGCCACCTTGTTGCCCGCGCCATCCACCAGGTGGGCGAAGACGGAGTAGTCGAAGGCAGGTGGCGCCTCTGCCCGCCAGTACAGGGTGAAATCCAACACGTCGCCTCCGGCCAATCGGGTGGCCGGCACCGTTGCCCCCTCCAGGACGATGGCATCGCCAAAGCGCACCTGGAGCACGGTGGCCGGCGACATCGGCGGCGGGGTCACCGGCTGCCAGCGGCCATCGGCCAGCTTCTCGTAACCGCCCAGGCGGGCCAGGGCCCCACCGGCCAGCAGCGGCACGGGCGATGCCGAACCGATCACGGGCAGGAAGTCACCGGCCTGCCATTCCTTCCCCCGGACGACGCCCACCAGCAGGACAAATCGATCCAACTCCAGGGTCCAGGGCAGCGTGGAGACCTGGACGGGCACGTCCACGTCCCACATCGACGTAGGATACCACAGGGCAGCGACAGGTGGGTAAAATCGGCTCTCATGCACCAGGTTGCCCTCCGGATCCGCATACCCGATGTAAAACTGGTAGTCCTGGTCCAGGGGACGCAGGGCCTGCCAGTAGAGGTCCACCACCAGCTCGCCGTAGGCATCCGTCCGGACCTGGCGGTCCAACAGGCGCAGGCTCTCCCCAAAATCGATCCACGAGCCCGAGCCCACATACCCCGGCCGGCGCCAGGCGCTATAGAACGAGGGAGGAAAAGTTTTATCAGGCGCGCCCTTGCGCAGGAGCAGATAGCCGTCGTCCGCCGCGGCCACGCCGAAATCGCCGGCCAGCAGCTCCGCCACCGTCGCCCGCAGGTCGCTGGGGTGCTGGGGCCAGGCCGGCCCGGTGACGTCCAGAAAGATGGTGTCCGCGTCGTCAATGCGGGGGAAGATGTAGACGGTCTCCCGGCCGCTGACGTGGGGGTTGAGCCGATCCTGGGCCGAGACTCTGGCCTCCGGCGGGATCTGGGCGATGATGGCTGCGGCCCGGCGATGATGCTCGGTGACCGTAAAAAGCTGATACTGGCCCCCACCGGGCAGGTAGCCGTAGAGCCGCTGGGCCGTGAGGGCAAAGGCCAGCAGGAGAAGCGCCCCCAACGCCTGGCCCGCGATCGGGGGCGTAGTCCCCCGGGCATCCTTCCCAGACAGGTGCCGCCAAAGCATCTGGCCCAGCCGGCCCAGGCGCGCCATTCCCACGGTGGCAGCCATCATCACAAAGGGCACGATGGGCGCCGCGTAGATGAGCTCGTTCACCTGGTGCATGGGCGGGAAATCGGCCAGGAGGTTGATGGCCAGGGAGGGCAGGGCCAGCAGCAAGATC of the Litorilinea aerophila genome contains:
- a CDS encoding DUF2079 domain-containing protein encodes the protein MLRWIQASRPHFPRLLLAVAVLAYALTFAHLTLTRYAAFEARALDMGNMHQAIWNTWQGRWFHLTNQPGTVNRLSLHVEPILLPISWLYWIHSGPETLLVLQAVVVALGAIPLFALARLRLGNEWLALAPALAFLLNPAIQAANWLEFHPVTLAPTFFMAAFYFLLRRQTAWYALFAVLAASCKEELALLVLMMGLYAAIFQRRYRLATLTVLFAAGWAYLAVFVIQTTFAAGNIHWGRYAYLGETPGQMLLTLFTRPDVVLAQLQAADALGYLGQLLFPVAFLSLLAPEILLLALPSLAINLLADFPPMHQVNELIYAAPIVPFVMMAATVGMARLGRLGQMLWRHLSGKDARGTTPPIAGQALGALLLLAFALTAQRLYGYLPGGGQYQLFTVTEHHRRAAAIIAQIPPEARVSAQDRLNPHVSGRETVYIFPRIDDADTIFLDVTGPAWPQHPSDLRATVAELLAGDFGVAAADDGYLLLRKGAPDKTFPPSFYSAWRRPGYVGSGSWIDFGESLRLLDRQVRTDAYGELVVDLYWQALRPLDQDYQFYIGYADPEGNLVHESRFYPPVAALWYPTSMWDVDVPVQVSTLPWTLELDRFVLLVGVVRGKEWQAGDFLPVIGSASPVPLLAGGALARLGGYEKLADGRWQPVTPPPMSPATVLQVRFGDAIVLEGATVPATRLAGGDVLDFTLYWRAEAPPAFDYSVFAHLVDGAGNKVAQLDWQPRDPAGLLPATAWPVGQPVVDAQHLALPVKLPPGEYRLMVGLYNWQDGQRLPARADGGAALVEGDAVAVATLQVH
- a CDS encoding GTP-binding protein, which codes for MSKAVFERKKPHVNVGTIGHIDHGKTTLTAAITKVLSLKGWA
- a CDS encoding phosphotransferase family protein encodes the protein MDPLDRPGPVRPGEDLPVEVLARYLQSHLPGVDGPLSVAQFPHGYSNRTYLLRMGGRELVLRRPPPGVAERSAHDMGREYRVLSGLAQVYDKVPRPLHYCADPEVIGAPFYVMERVQGLVLRAEAPSPVPLSPDLMARLSRSTVDNLARIHRLDYQAAGLGDLGRPTGYVARQIQGWTRRYRAVQTEELPGLEDALAWLAREMPPETDAALIHNDYKYDNLVLNPADPARILAVLDWEMCTVGDPLMDLGTTLAYWTEPGDPEPLVALFGLTALPGNLDRQQLVERYGEQSDRPIPAPFFYYIYGLVKVAVILQQLYHRYRQGLADEARYGRLNEAVRSCSQMLIWAFDKGRIHRLSAG
- a CDS encoding CpsD/CapB family tyrosine-protein kinase encodes the protein MLNLITLTEPRSPASEAYLSLRTNIEFSSLGRPLRTLLGASVDSTTDKSRALANLAVVMAQAGDQVILVDGDLRRPQQHEIFGLHSQGGLASWLTEGGSIPLQKTPVEGLQLLTAGPVPANPVALLNRARLEELLEELSRQADYVLVDAPPVLAVTDAALWASKVDGVILLVSAGSTRREQAQRAKAVLEKVHAHLLGAVLLNADKDATLSGYGA
- a CDS encoding glucose-1-phosphate thymidylyltransferase codes for the protein MKGLVLSGGKGTRLYPITFNRAKQLVPVANKPVLFRVIEAIRDAGITEIGIVIGDTGDEIRQAVGNGRRWDVNITYIRQEAPLGLAHAVKISQDFLGDERFVMFLGDNVIQGGISGLIQQFANSDWNSQIVLTEVEEPQHYGVAELDENRRIVRLIEKPRIPPSNLALVGIYMFDHHIFEAVNSIQPSWRGELEITDALQWLIDHGYQVYPYIHRGWWIDTGKPIDMLEANNRVLAELTHKVEGYVDRDSKIDHLVTVERGAEIINSVIRGPAIIGEDCRIVNSYVGPFTSIYHHTIIEDSEIEHSIVLDHSRIIGIPSRIEDSIIGRDVEITYSPIKPKAYKMTLGDHSRVGLL
- the rfbB gene encoding dTDP-glucose 4,6-dehydratase is translated as MKRILVTGGAGFIGCNFVRMLLDRHPDYCVIVYDKLTYAGRLENLQDVAERHPDRYTFVRGDICDAELVESVVREHDVDTIVNFAAETHVDRSILNPDAFIQTDVYGTFVLLEVARRCGNLRYHQISTDEVYGHIEGEHRSRETDCMAPRSPYAASKAGADHLVQAYHITYGLPTTISRGANNIGPYQYPEKVVPLFITNALNDMPLPVYGDGQQRRDYQYVLDHCTAIDLILEKGVPGETYNVGTGQEMTNLEMVEILLDELGKPRSLIQHVEDRLGHDRRYCLDVSKIISLGWQPTYSHEEAIRTTVRWYVDNRWWWEPIRSGEFREYYQRVYGNRKVLS